A segment of the Streptomyces sp. L2 genome:
CCCGGCCCAGGTCACCGCCGACACCCTGGCGGGCGAGGCGGTCACCTCCGTCCTCACCGAGGCACCCGGCAACGGCGCCGCGCTCGGCGGCATCAAGGTCAGCACCGCCAACGCCTGGTTCGCGGCGCGCCCTTCGGGCACCGAGGACGTCTACAAGGTGTACGCGGAGTCCTTCCTCGGCCCGGACCACCTGGCCCGGGTGCAGGAGGAGGCCAAGGCCGTCGTCCTGGCCGCGCTGGGCGACTGACGGCGCCGCGGCGGTCCGGGCGTGCGCAGGCCGCACGGGCCGCCCTTCCGGACGGTCCGGGCCGGCGACGCCCGAGCCGGCCGCCCCGGCGCCGCCGTACCGATCAGCGGCGGTGGCCGCGGCCGTGTGCCGGCCGGTCCAGGACAGCCCGCGCCATCGCCTGCTCCCCCTTGGCGTTGGGATGCGCCGGAGCCGCCGGGGAGGCCGGCTGCAGCGGTTCGATCCAGCGGTCGGCGGGCGCCTTGCACATGTCGTGGCCGACGGTCGGACCGTAGGTGTCGACGTACTCGGCCCGGTTGAGGCCCGCGACCAGGCGCAGCATCAGGTTCAGCCGCTTCTCGGTGTCCCTGAGGTAGGGGAAGTCGCCCTGGGCGAACGGCACCGACGGGAAGCAGCCGTGACCGTCGTCCGGGAGCAGGTCCGGGTAGCCGACGACGAGGACGCGCGCGTGCGGCGCCCGGGCGCGCACCGCCCGCAGGACCGCGGCCACCTTGGGTGCCGTCTTCAGGACGGCGAGCGTCAGCGCGTCGTAGCCTGAGGCGTTGTACGACCGCTCGCACGGGTCGCCCGCCGGGTCCTGCGCGGCGAGCTTCGCGCAGGTGCCGATGATGGTGCCGAACCCGATGTCGTTGCCGCCGATCTGGAGCGTCACCAGGTCGGTGTTCCGGCGCACCGCGTCGAGCTGGGGCCCGTTGTCTCCTTGCGCCTTCCACATCTCGGCGGTCGTGGCGCCGCCGCAGCTGACGTCCTTGAACGCGCCGAACCCGGGCCCGGCCGCCAGCAGCGAGGGGTAGTTGTGGTCGGAGCGGACGCACCCGGCGTCCACCTGGCGCGGGATGCCGGGACCCGAGGTGTAGGAGTCCCCGAGCGCGACGTACGACAAGGCGCGGCCGTGGCCGTGGCCGTGTCCTTGCCCGTGTCCGGAGTGCGCGGCGGCCGGTGTCGTGGACGCGGCCACCAGGGCGCAGCCGCCCAGCGCGGCCCCCAGCGCGGCGGCCCGCCGCCGGCCTCTCGCCCCGCTCCCCGCCTGCGTGCCGTCACCCATCGCATCCTCCCCCGGAGGCCGCTCCGTCGCACGGAACCGGCCACCGAGGGGTGGTCCCGCGCGTTCGACCGGTTCTGTATACCGCCCGGTAGGTCCCGTGGGCCAGAAGCGGGAGCGAAACATCTTCACCGGCCGTGACCCCACGGCCTCCAGGTGTTCCGTCGCGGAACCCGGCCGGAAATACGGCAGTTGGCCGAGAATCCTGCCGTCGGGCAAGCGGTGGCCCGTATTCCGCCCCTCCGGGCAGGTATGGTCCTCGCCAATTGCCTTTTCGGGCACCGGAGTTCGGCCGGGCACGGAAGGCTTCCGGCCCCCTGGCCCGTGGCGTGCGCATATGCGGCCCGCAAGGGACCCTCACAGGTCCTTCGCATGGACTTCACGGTACGCGCACTTTCGGCCGACTCCGGCGCGGACCGCAACCGGCGGGGCAGACGGGGCCGTCGCGCCCTGCCTA
Coding sequences within it:
- a CDS encoding SGNH/GDSL hydrolase family protein → MGDGTQAGSGARGRRRAAALGAALGGCALVAASTTPAAAHSGHGQGHGHGHGRALSYVALGDSYTSGPGIPRQVDAGCVRSDHNYPSLLAAGPGFGAFKDVSCGGATTAEMWKAQGDNGPQLDAVRRNTDLVTLQIGGNDIGFGTIIGTCAKLAAQDPAGDPCERSYNASGYDALTLAVLKTAPKVAAVLRAVRARAPHARVLVVGYPDLLPDDGHGCFPSVPFAQGDFPYLRDTEKRLNLMLRLVAGLNRAEYVDTYGPTVGHDMCKAPADRWIEPLQPASPAAPAHPNAKGEQAMARAVLDRPAHGRGHRR